The following is a genomic window from Streptomyces chrestomyceticus JCM 4735.
CCTGCGCCCTTCCGAGGAGGGGCACGGCTCGTGGGAATGCGGGGCGTGCAATCGCGCGTTCCGGCTCTCGTTCCTCGGACTGCTGGCCAAGGGCGTCACCACCCAGGCCCGGCAGCACGACAACCGCCAAGGGGGCAGCAGCACATGACGGCAACTCAGGAACGTACGGAAGCCGAGCTGGCGGCGCTCGCCGAGCGGGCGGGCCGCGACCTGGAGGACGCCACCCCGCTGGAGATCCTCACCTGGGCCGCCGGGGTCTTCGGTGAGCGCTTCTGCGTCACCTCCTCCATGGAGGACGCGGTCGTCGCGCACCTGGCCGCCCGCGCCTACCCCGGTGTCGACGTGGTCTTCCTCGACACCGGCTACCACTTCCCGGAGACCATCGGCACCCGGGACGCGGTGGCCGCGGTGATGGACGTCAACGTCATCACGCTCACACCACGGCGGACGGTGGCCGAGCAGGACGCCGAGTACGGGCCGAAGCTGCACGAACGCGACCCGGACCGGTGCTGCGCGCTGCGCAAGGTCGCGCCGCTGGAAGAGGGCCTGGCCGGGTACGACGCCTGGGCGACCGGGCTGCGCCGCGACGAGTCGCCGACCCGCGCCGGCACCCCGGTCGTGGGCTGGGACGCCCGGCGCCGCAAGGTGAAGGTCTCGCCGATCGCGCGCTGGACCCAGCGGGACGTGGACGCGTACGTCGCCGAGCACGGCGTGCTCACCAACCCGCTGCTGCAGGACGGCTACGCCTCGGTGGGCTGCGCGCCCTGCACCCGCCGGGTGCTGGCGGGCGAGGACGCGCGGGCCGGCCGCTGGGCCGGCAGCAACAAGACCGAATGCGGGCTGCACTGATGGGCGGCCCCGGGGAGTCCGGCGATCAGGCGCCGGACCACAAGGACATCCAGGACCTTCGGGAGCGAAAGATGACGGGCGCCACGGTGTGGCTGACCGGACTGCCCAGCGCCGGCAAGACCACGATCGCGTACGCGCTGGCGGAGCGGCTGCGGGACGAGGGCCACCGCGTCGAGGTGCTGGACGGCGACGAGATCCGCGAGTTCCTCTCGGCGGGGCTCGGGTTCAGCCGGGCGGACCGGGACACCAACGTGCAGCGCATCGGCTTCGTCGCCGAGCTGCTGGCGAGCAACGGCGTGAAGGCCCTGGTGCCGGTGATCGCTCCGTACGCGGACTCACGGGAGGCGGTG
Proteins encoded in this region:
- a CDS encoding phosphoadenylyl-sulfate reductase, whose amino-acid sequence is MTATQERTEAELAALAERAGRDLEDATPLEILTWAAGVFGERFCVTSSMEDAVVAHLAARAYPGVDVVFLDTGYHFPETIGTRDAVAAVMDVNVITLTPRRTVAEQDAEYGPKLHERDPDRCCALRKVAPLEEGLAGYDAWATGLRRDESPTRAGTPVVGWDARRRKVKVSPIARWTQRDVDAYVAEHGVLTNPLLQDGYASVGCAPCTRRVLAGEDARAGRWAGSNKTECGLH
- the cysC gene encoding adenylyl-sulfate kinase — protein: MTGATVWLTGLPSAGKTTIAYALAERLRDEGHRVEVLDGDEIREFLSAGLGFSRADRDTNVQRIGFVAELLASNGVKALVPVIAPYADSREAVRKRHQREGTPYLEIHVATPVEVCSERDVKGLYAKQAAGEISGLTGVDDPYEQPESPDLRIASHTQTVQESAAALYALLTERGLA